A window from Sphingopyxis alaskensis RB2256 encodes these proteins:
- the modA gene encoding molybdate ABC transporter substrate-binding protein codes for MAFVLRLLLALAGLLLTPAGAAAARGPVVLAAASLQESLTEAANVWAARGHPKPLLSFAASSALARQVIAGAPADIFLSADEPWMDAVAKAGRLRAGTRVRLVGNRLVLIAPAASKVRLTPAHGFPLARALGSGRLAIADPDAVPAGRYARAALAHLGVWGSVAGRLAPAENVRATLALVERGAAPLGIVYATDAHASKAVRIVGSFPAASHPPIRYPLAVLKTSRHRDAAAFRAFLLSSQGRAIFARHGFSAP; via the coding sequence ATGGCTTTTGTCCTTCGCCTGCTTCTCGCGCTCGCCGGGCTGTTGCTGACGCCTGCCGGTGCGGCGGCGGCGCGGGGGCCGGTCGTGCTCGCGGCGGCGAGCCTGCAGGAATCGCTCACCGAAGCGGCGAACGTCTGGGCGGCGCGGGGGCATCCGAAACCCCTGCTGTCCTTCGCCGCCTCGTCGGCGCTCGCGCGGCAGGTCATTGCCGGGGCGCCCGCCGACATCTTCCTCTCGGCCGACGAACCGTGGATGGATGCGGTCGCGAAGGCGGGCAGGCTCCGCGCGGGGACGCGAGTCAGGTTGGTCGGCAATCGCCTCGTGCTGATCGCACCCGCCGCGAGCAAGGTCCGGCTGACCCCGGCGCACGGCTTTCCACTCGCCCGAGCGCTCGGTTCCGGCCGTCTCGCCATCGCCGACCCCGATGCGGTGCCTGCGGGCCGCTATGCGAGGGCAGCGCTGGCGCATCTCGGCGTGTGGGGCAGCGTCGCGGGCAGGCTCGCGCCCGCCGAAAATGTCCGCGCCACGCTGGCACTCGTCGAGCGCGGTGCCGCGCCGCTCGGCATCGTCTATGCGACCGACGCGCACGCGTCGAAAGCGGTGCGGATCGTCGGCAGCTTTCCCGCCGCGAGCCACCCGCCGATCCGCTATCCGCTGGCGGTGCTGAAAACATCGCGGCACCGCGACGCCGCGGCCTTTCGTGCCTTCCTCTTGTCCAGCCAAGGCCGCGCGATATTTGCGCGCCACGGTTTTTCGGCGCCGTGA
- the recN gene encoding DNA repair protein RecN: MLTALSIANIVLIERLDLDFEAGLGVLTGETGAGKSILLDALGLALGARADSALVRQGTDRAQVTASFAPPAAGSPLATLLADNDITQGVGEPLIIRRTLKADGGSRAFLNDQPCSAALLREVGGHLVEIHGQHDDRGLLAPAGHRALLDAYARADTAAVAAAHAAWRAAEAKLAAARAAIAEAERDREWLEHCVAELQALAPQPGEEAELAEARAAMQKGERLAGDLGAILEVFDGSDGGPALLRGAARRLDRLAGDHALLAEALAALDRAIIEADEAETKLHEAARAMEYDPERLDATETRLFELRAMARKHACQPDELADLTGTLAARLDAIEGGSAGLARLEAAVAESAAAYTRAATVLSDQRAKAAARLDAAVADELAPLKLDAARFRTLVERLPADRWGPGGIDRVEFLIATNPGAPFAPLAKIASGGELSRFILALKVALAEEGGADTIIFDEIDRGVGGAVASAIGERLARLAGAGKQLLAVTHSPQVAAKGAFHFVIAKSSEGTVTRTSVHTLDDAGRREEIARMLSGAEVTEEARAQAERLLEVAA, translated from the coding sequence GTGCTGACCGCATTGTCCATCGCCAACATCGTTCTGATCGAGCGGCTCGACCTCGATTTCGAGGCCGGGCTGGGCGTGTTGACCGGCGAGACGGGGGCCGGCAAGTCGATCCTGCTCGACGCACTGGGCCTTGCGCTCGGCGCGCGTGCCGACAGCGCGCTGGTGCGGCAGGGCACCGACCGGGCGCAGGTCACCGCCAGCTTTGCGCCGCCCGCCGCGGGCAGTCCGCTTGCGACGCTGCTTGCCGACAATGACATCACGCAGGGCGTCGGCGAGCCGTTGATCATTCGCCGCACATTGAAGGCCGATGGTGGTAGTCGTGCCTTTTTGAACGACCAGCCCTGCTCGGCGGCGCTGCTGCGCGAGGTCGGCGGACATCTCGTTGAAATCCACGGCCAGCACGACGACCGCGGGCTGCTCGCGCCCGCGGGGCACCGCGCGCTGCTCGACGCCTATGCGCGCGCCGACACCGCCGCGGTCGCCGCGGCCCACGCGGCATGGCGCGCCGCCGAGGCGAAGCTCGCTGCCGCGCGCGCCGCCATCGCCGAAGCCGAGCGCGACCGCGAGTGGCTCGAACATTGCGTCGCCGAACTCCAGGCGCTCGCGCCTCAGCCCGGCGAAGAGGCCGAACTCGCCGAAGCGCGCGCCGCGATGCAAAAGGGCGAGCGGCTTGCGGGCGATCTGGGCGCGATCCTTGAGGTCTTCGACGGCAGCGACGGCGGCCCCGCGCTGCTGCGCGGCGCGGCGCGGCGGCTCGACCGGCTCGCGGGCGATCATGCGCTGCTCGCCGAGGCGCTCGCGGCGCTCGACCGCGCGATCATCGAGGCCGACGAGGCGGAGACGAAGCTGCACGAAGCCGCCCGCGCGATGGAATATGACCCCGAACGGCTCGACGCGACCGAGACGCGCCTGTTCGAACTGCGCGCGATGGCGCGCAAGCACGCCTGCCAGCCCGACGAGCTTGCCGACCTCACGGGCACGCTCGCCGCGCGGCTCGACGCGATCGAGGGCGGCAGCGCGGGACTCGCGCGGCTCGAGGCCGCGGTTGCCGAAAGTGCCGCCGCCTATACCCGCGCCGCGACTGTGCTGTCCGATCAGCGCGCGAAGGCGGCGGCGCGGCTCGACGCGGCGGTGGCGGACGAGTTGGCGCCCTTGAAACTCGACGCCGCGCGCTTCCGGACGCTTGTCGAGCGGCTTCCCGCCGACCGCTGGGGGCCAGGGGGCATCGACCGCGTCGAGTTCCTGATCGCGACAAATCCCGGCGCGCCTTTTGCCCCGCTGGCGAAGATTGCGAGCGGCGGCGAATTGTCGCGCTTCATCCTTGCGCTCAAGGTCGCGCTCGCCGAAGAGGGCGGCGCCGACACGATCATCTTCGACGAAATCGACCGCGGCGTCGGCGGCGCCGTCGCAAGCGCGATCGGCGAGCGGCTGGCAAGACTCGCCGGTGCGGGCAAGCAATTGCTGGCGGTGACGCACAGTCCGCAGGTCGCGGCCAAGGGCGCCTTCCATTTCGTCATCGCCAAGTCGAGCGAGGGGACCGTCACGCGCACCAGCGTCCACACCCTCGACGACGCCGGCCGCCGCGAAGAAATCGCCCGGATGCTGTCGGGTGCCGAAGTGACCGAGGAAGCAAGGGCACAGGCCGAGCGGCTGTTGGAGGTGGCGGCGTGA
- the pnp gene encoding polyribonucleotide nucleotidyltransferase has translation MFDVKKVSIEWGGETLTLETGKVARQADGAVIATLGETVVLCAVTAAKSVKDGQDFFPLTVHYQEKYSAAGRIPGGFFKRERGATEKETLVSRLIDRPIRPLFPEGFYNEINAIAQVLSYDGHNEPDILAMVAASAALTISGVPFMGPIGAARVGYLNGEYILNPTDEQVAEGDLDLVVAATHDAVMMVESEANELSEEVMLGAVLFAHDACKEVVKAIIKLAEQAAKEPWEIASSDDDAALKDKLRKLIGKDIAAAYKLTDKSARSNALNEARAKAKESFIADGLDPQAVMAGIKIVKKLEAEIVRTAILKEGKRIDGRTTTQIRPIVAETHFLPRAHGSALFTRGETQTIATCTLGTKDAEQMIDGLNGLSYQHFMLHYNFPPYSVGEVGRFGAPGRREVGHGKLAWRALHPVLPSKDEFPYTIRLTSDITESNGSSSMASVCGGSLAMMDAGVPIKRPVSGIAMGLILEGKDYAILSDILGDEDHLGDMDFKVAGTSEGITTMQMDIKIAGITREIFEAALAQAKEGRAHILGEMNKALGEVRTELSAHAPRIETMQIDKAKIRDVIGTGGKVIREIVATTGAKVDIDDEGLIKISSSDLDQIEAARKWIAGIVEEAEVGKIYDGKVVNLVDFGAFVNFMGGKDGLVHVSEIRNERVEKVADVLSEGQDVKVKVLEIDPRGKVRLSMRVVDQETGAELEDTRPAREPRERGDRGDRGDRGPRRDGGDRNRGGRERGPRRDGGGDRGPRRERSEDGPEDQGHVPDFLKD, from the coding sequence ATGTTTGACGTGAAAAAAGTATCGATCGAGTGGGGCGGCGAAACGCTGACGCTCGAAACGGGCAAGGTTGCCCGCCAGGCCGATGGCGCCGTGATCGCGACGCTGGGCGAAACGGTCGTCCTGTGCGCCGTGACCGCCGCGAAGTCGGTGAAGGACGGGCAGGACTTTTTCCCGCTGACCGTCCATTATCAGGAAAAATACTCGGCCGCGGGCCGCATCCCCGGCGGCTTTTTCAAGCGCGAACGCGGCGCGACCGAAAAGGAAACCTTGGTCAGCCGTCTGATCGACCGTCCGATCCGCCCGCTGTTCCCCGAAGGTTTCTATAATGAAATCAACGCAATCGCCCAGGTGCTGAGCTATGACGGCCACAATGAGCCCGACATCCTCGCTATGGTCGCCGCGTCGGCCGCGCTCACCATTTCGGGCGTGCCCTTCATGGGCCCGATCGGCGCCGCGCGCGTCGGTTATCTGAACGGCGAATATATCCTCAACCCGACCGACGAACAGGTCGCCGAAGGTGACCTCGACCTCGTCGTCGCGGCAACGCACGACGCGGTGATGATGGTCGAATCCGAAGCGAACGAACTGTCGGAAGAGGTCATGCTCGGCGCGGTCCTGTTCGCGCACGACGCGTGCAAGGAGGTCGTCAAGGCGATCATCAAGCTCGCCGAACAGGCCGCGAAGGAACCTTGGGAGATCGCTTCGTCGGACGACGATGCCGCGCTCAAGGACAAGCTCAGGAAGCTGATCGGCAAGGACATTGCCGCCGCCTACAAGCTGACCGACAAGTCGGCGCGCTCGAACGCGCTCAACGAAGCGCGCGCGAAGGCGAAGGAAAGCTTTATCGCCGACGGCCTCGACCCGCAGGCGGTGATGGCGGGCATCAAGATCGTCAAGAAGCTCGAGGCCGAGATCGTCCGCACCGCGATCCTGAAGGAAGGCAAGCGCATCGACGGCCGCACGACGACGCAGATCCGCCCGATCGTCGCCGAAACGCACTTCCTGCCGCGCGCGCACGGCTCGGCGCTGTTCACCCGCGGCGAGACGCAGACGATCGCGACCTGCACGCTTGGCACCAAGGATGCCGAACAGATGATCGACGGCCTCAACGGCCTGTCGTACCAGCATTTCATGCTGCACTATAACTTCCCGCCCTATTCGGTCGGCGAAGTCGGTCGCTTCGGCGCGCCGGGGCGCCGCGAAGTCGGCCACGGCAAGCTCGCCTGGCGGGCGCTGCACCCTGTGCTGCCGTCCAAGGACGAGTTCCCCTATACGATCCGCCTGACCAGCGACATCACCGAATCGAACGGTTCGTCGTCGATGGCGTCGGTGTGCGGCGGCAGCCTTGCGATGATGGACGCCGGCGTGCCGATCAAGCGCCCGGTGTCGGGCATCGCGATGGGCCTGATCCTCGAAGGCAAGGATTATGCGATCCTGTCGGACATCCTCGGCGACGAGGATCATCTCGGCGACATGGATTTCAAGGTCGCGGGCACGTCCGAAGGCATCACCACGATGCAGATGGACATCAAGATCGCGGGCATCACGCGCGAAATCTTCGAAGCCGCGCTGGCGCAGGCCAAGGAAGGCCGCGCGCACATCCTTGGCGAAATGAACAAGGCGCTCGGCGAAGTCCGCACCGAACTCTCGGCGCATGCGCCGCGCATCGAGACGATGCAGATCGACAAGGCGAAGATTCGCGACGTCATCGGCACCGGCGGCAAGGTGATCCGTGAGATCGTCGCGACCACCGGCGCCAAGGTCGACATCGACGACGAGGGCCTGATCAAGATCAGCTCGTCGGATCTCGATCAGATCGAAGCCGCGCGCAAGTGGATCGCGGGCATTGTCGAGGAAGCCGAAGTCGGCAAAATCTATGACGGCAAGGTCGTCAACCTCGTCGATTTCGGGGCGTTCGTGAACTTCATGGGCGGCAAGGACGGCCTCGTTCACGTGTCAGAAATCAGGAACGAGCGTGTCGAAAAGGTCGCCGACGTCCTGTCCGAAGGGCAGGACGTCAAGGTCAAGGTGCTCGAGATCGATCCGCGCGGCAAGGTCCGCCTGTCGATGCGCGTCGTCGATCAGGAAACCGGCGCGGAACTCGAAGACACCCGCCCGGCGCGCGAACCGCGCGAGCGTGGCGACCGCGGCGACCGTGGTGATCGCGGTCCCCGCCGCGACGGCGGCGACCGTAATCGCGGCGGCCGCGAACGCGGCCCGCGCCGCGACGGCGGCGGCGACCGCGGCCCCCGCCGCGAACGCAGCGAGGACGGCCCCGAAGATCAGGGCCATGTGCCCGACTTCCTGAAGGACTAA
- a CDS encoding GNAT family N-acetyltransferase: MTVLHPLDRPIWSMLTGRQAHLAEGDARALRIDRGYGVFGVAADTGAAAQAALAALVPDDGELWIVEGDPWPVPPGVREVRRAVLAQMVADGPPPAPRDGEPPIVALHDSDAPEMAALADHAKPGPWGPATHRYGPFFGVREDGRLLAMAGQRMLMPGMAEVSGVATWADCRGRGLARALIGHVMRAMVARGETPFLHSYADNAGAIALYESLGFRIRREVHVLVIAR, translated from the coding sequence GTGACCGTCCTTCATCCCCTCGACCGCCCCATCTGGTCGATGCTCACCGGGCGGCAGGCGCATCTGGCGGAGGGCGACGCGCGGGCGCTCAGGATCGATCGCGGTTATGGCGTGTTCGGGGTGGCCGCCGACACCGGCGCTGCGGCGCAGGCGGCGCTGGCCGCGCTGGTGCCCGATGACGGCGAGCTCTGGATCGTCGAGGGCGATCCCTGGCCCGTACCGCCGGGCGTGCGCGAGGTGAGGCGCGCGGTGCTGGCGCAGATGGTTGCCGACGGACCGCCGCCCGCGCCGCGCGACGGCGAACCGCCGATCGTCGCTTTGCACGATTCGGATGCACCCGAAATGGCGGCGCTTGCCGACCATGCGAAACCCGGGCCGTGGGGACCGGCGACGCACCGCTACGGTCCCTTTTTCGGCGTTCGCGAGGATGGCCGCCTGCTCGCGATGGCGGGGCAAAGGATGTTGATGCCCGGGATGGCCGAGGTCAGTGGCGTCGCGACCTGGGCCGATTGTCGCGGCCGCGGGCTGGCGCGCGCGCTGATCGGCCATGTCATGCGCGCGATGGTGGCGCGCGGCGAAACGCCGTTCCTGCACAGCTATGCCGACAATGCGGGCGCGATTGCGCTGTATGAATCCCTGGGCTTTCGGATTCGACGCGAAGTGCATGTGCTGGTGATCGCGCGGTGA
- a CDS encoding outer membrane protein assembly factor BamD: protein MTRFAPSRAAVRLLAAAFVITPMLAACAGGGGVKQDTRYVARDVNTLYRAAQERLDRGQYGIAAALFDEVERQHPYSPWARRAQLMSSFSYYMDREYTPAIEAAQRFLAIHPGNKDAPYAYYLIALSYYEQISDVTRDQRITQQAQAALGEIVRRYPDSRYAADARLKLDLVQDHLAGKEMEIGRFYQRSSNWLAASIRFREVVDKYQTTSHAPEALYRLTESYLALGIPEEAKKSAAVLGANYPGNEWYERAYKLMQKHAPSA, encoded by the coding sequence ATGACTCGTTTTGCACCCTCGCGCGCCGCTGTGCGCCTGCTCGCCGCCGCATTCGTGATCACGCCCATGCTGGCGGCCTGCGCCGGTGGCGGCGGGGTCAAGCAGGATACGCGCTATGTCGCGCGCGACGTCAACACGCTCTACCGCGCCGCGCAGGAACGGCTCGACCGCGGGCAATACGGCATTGCCGCCGCGCTGTTCGACGAGGTCGAGCGTCAGCATCCCTATTCGCCCTGGGCGCGCCGCGCACAGCTGATGAGCTCGTTCAGCTATTATATGGACCGCGAATATACGCCGGCGATCGAGGCCGCGCAGCGCTTCCTCGCGATCCATCCGGGCAACAAGGACGCACCCTATGCCTATTATCTGATCGCGCTCAGCTATTATGAGCAGATCAGCGACGTGACGCGCGACCAGCGGATCACGCAGCAGGCGCAGGCCGCGCTTGGCGAAATCGTGCGCCGCTATCCCGACAGCCGCTATGCCGCCGACGCGCGGCTCAAACTCGACCTGGTACAGGACCATCTGGCGGGCAAGGAGATGGAGATCGGGCGCTTTTATCAGCGCAGCTCGAACTGGCTCGCCGCGTCGATCCGTTTCCGCGAGGTGGTCGACAAATATCAGACCACCAGCCACGCGCCCGAGGCGCTGTACCGCCTGACCGAATCCTATCTCGCGCTCGGTATTCCGGAAGAAGCCAAAAAGTCCGCGGCGGTGCTCGGCGCCAACTATCCCGGCAATGAATGGTATGAGCGTGCGTACAAACTGATGCAGAAGCACGCACCGAGCGCATAG
- a CDS encoding endonuclease domain-containing protein: MAPSFDARLGGHKFRRQAILGPCIADFCCPQKGLAVEVDGDTHILETDATRDEALRNQGIEVVGIRNEDVLTNMDGVLRYLLIELDRRADRWPHPNRSPEGEGL, translated from the coding sequence GTGGCGCCATCTTTCGATGCCAGATTGGGCGGGCATAAATTTCGCCGACAGGCAATCCTTGGCCCCTGTATCGCCGATTTCTGTTGCCCTCAGAAAGGGCTGGCGGTGGAGGTGGATGGCGATACGCATATTCTTGAGACCGATGCTACAAGAGATGAAGCGCTGCGAAACCAAGGTATCGAGGTCGTTGGGATCAGGAACGAGGATGTGCTGACGAATATGGATGGCGTGCTGCGATATTTGTTGATCGAACTCGACCGCCGTGCGGATCGATGGCCCCACCCCAACCGCTCCCCTGAAGGGGAGGGGCTTTAA
- a CDS encoding ATP-binding cassette domain-containing protein, producing MTIEIDVEKRRGDRVIAARFSAGPGLTALFGPSGVGKTSIFDMVAGLLRPDRGHIRIGDRILFDAETDLPPEARRIGYVFQDGRLFPHRRVRANLLYGHALAPQANRWMTLEEAAGFLGIGHLFDRWPQSLSGGEAQRVAIGRALLAGPDILLMDEPLSSLDAARRGDIMAVIERIRDELRLPILYVSHDHAEVDRLATSVVAIGE from the coding sequence ATGACGATTGAGATCGACGTCGAAAAACGACGTGGCGACCGCGTCATCGCCGCGCGCTTCTCAGCGGGGCCGGGGCTGACCGCGCTGTTCGGCCCGTCGGGTGTGGGCAAGACGAGCATATTCGACATGGTCGCCGGGCTGCTGCGCCCTGATCGCGGGCATATCCGCATCGGCGACCGTATTTTATTCGATGCCGAGACCGATCTGCCGCCCGAAGCGCGCCGCATCGGTTATGTCTTTCAGGACGGGCGACTGTTCCCGCACAGGCGGGTGCGCGCGAATCTTCTCTACGGCCACGCGCTTGCGCCGCAGGCGAACCGCTGGATGACGCTCGAAGAGGCGGCCGGCTTCCTCGGCATCGGCCATCTTTTCGACCGCTGGCCGCAAAGCCTGTCGGGCGGGGAGGCGCAGCGCGTCGCGATCGGTCGCGCGCTGCTCGCCGGTCCCGACATATTGCTGATGGACGAACCGCTCTCGTCACTCGACGCGGCGCGGCGCGGCGACATCATGGCGGTGATCGAGCGGATTCGCGACGAGCTTCGGCTCCCCATTCTCTACGTCAGCCACGATCACGCCGAGGTCGACCGGCTCGCAACATCGGTCGTCGCGATCGGCGAATAA
- the ligA gene encoding NAD-dependent DNA ligase LigA encodes MKDVGSLTEAEAANELMRLAKQIAHHNKLYHAEDSPEISDADYDALVRRNTAIEEAFPHLIRADSPNRLVGAAVEASPLAKVTHAQRMMSLDNAFAAEDVEEFAARVRRFLNLDEGEPLAFTAEDKIDGLSCSLRYEKGVLVQAATRGDGTVGEDVTPNVRTIADIPQNLKGDIPDIFEIRGEVYMAKADFAALNARLLAEADDPDKARQFANPRNAAAGSLRQKDASVTASRPLRFLAHGWGEVSALPADTQYAVMKAIESWGVPVSPLLKRCDGVADLLDHYRMIEAERAELPYDIDGVVYKVDRLDWQARLGFVARAPRWAIAHKFPAERAQTTLEAIDIQVGRTGKLTPVGRLTPVTVGGVVVSNVTLHNRDEIARLGVRPGDRIIVQRAGDVIPQVVENLTRDEPREPYVFPDHCPVCGSEAVAEDGEVDVRCTGGLICNAQKFERLRHFVSRGALDIEGLGEKSIAEFLELGWLEKGPADIFRLKSHREELLAREGWKERSVDNLLAAIEAKRQPDAARLLFGLGIRHVGAVTARDLLKGIGDIARLPGKAAELRAWVEANPRIEGESEGKYAARRLEAIKAILDVRADGIGPAVAEALGDFFHEPHNRVLWDDLLSEVSPPPYVVETRDSEVSGKTVVFTGKLETMSRDEAKAQAEALGAKAAGSVSAKTDLVVAGPGAGSKLKQAASLGIRVIDEAEWAAIVAAAG; translated from the coding sequence ATGAAGGACGTCGGATCGCTGACCGAAGCCGAGGCCGCGAACGAGTTGATGCGGCTGGCGAAACAGATCGCGCATCACAACAAGCTCTATCATGCCGAGGACAGCCCGGAGATTTCGGACGCCGACTATGACGCGCTGGTCCGCCGCAATACGGCGATCGAGGAGGCTTTTCCGCATCTGATCCGTGCCGATAGCCCCAACCGGCTGGTCGGCGCCGCGGTCGAGGCGTCGCCGCTGGCGAAGGTGACACACGCGCAGCGGATGATGAGCCTCGACAACGCCTTTGCCGCCGAGGATGTCGAGGAGTTCGCAGCGCGCGTGCGGCGCTTTCTCAATCTGGACGAAGGCGAGCCGCTCGCGTTCACCGCGGAGGACAAGATCGACGGCCTGTCCTGTTCGCTGCGGTATGAAAAGGGCGTGCTGGTGCAGGCTGCGACGCGCGGCGACGGGACGGTGGGCGAGGATGTCACGCCGAACGTGCGGACGATTGCCGACATTCCGCAGAATCTGAAAGGCGACATTCCCGACATCTTCGAGATTCGCGGCGAAGTCTATATGGCGAAGGCCGATTTTGCGGCGCTCAACGCGCGGCTGCTCGCCGAAGCCGACGATCCCGACAAGGCGCGCCAGTTCGCCAATCCGCGCAACGCCGCCGCGGGGTCGCTGCGCCAGAAAGACGCAAGCGTCACCGCGTCGCGCCCGCTGCGTTTCCTCGCGCATGGCTGGGGTGAGGTCAGCGCGCTGCCTGCCGACACCCAATATGCGGTGATGAAGGCGATCGAAAGCTGGGGGGTGCCGGTGTCGCCGCTGCTGAAGCGCTGCGACGGGGTTGCCGACCTGCTGGACCATTACCGGATGATCGAGGCCGAGCGGGCCGAACTGCCCTATGACATCGACGGCGTCGTCTACAAGGTCGACCGGCTCGACTGGCAGGCGCGGCTGGGCTTCGTCGCCAGGGCGCCGCGCTGGGCGATTGCGCATAAGTTTCCGGCCGAACGCGCGCAGACGACGCTGGAGGCCATCGACATCCAGGTCGGACGCACGGGGAAGCTGACGCCGGTGGGGCGGCTCACCCCCGTCACCGTCGGCGGCGTCGTCGTGTCGAACGTGACGCTCCACAACCGCGACGAGATCGCGCGCCTCGGCGTGCGTCCGGGCGATCGCATCATTGTCCAGCGCGCGGGCGACGTGATCCCGCAAGTGGTCGAAAATCTGACCCGCGACGAGCCGCGCGAGCCATATGTCTTTCCCGATCATTGCCCGGTGTGCGGCAGCGAGGCGGTCGCCGAAGATGGCGAGGTCGATGTGCGCTGCACCGGCGGGCTGATTTGCAACGCGCAGAAGTTCGAGCGGCTTCGCCATTTCGTCAGCCGCGGCGCGCTCGACATCGAGGGGCTGGGCGAAAAGAGTATCGCCGAGTTTCTGGAGCTTGGCTGGCTCGAAAAGGGGCCGGCCGACATTTTTCGCCTGAAAAGCCACCGCGAAGAGCTGCTCGCGCGCGAGGGGTGGAAGGAAAGGTCGGTCGACAATCTGCTTGCCGCGATCGAGGCGAAGCGGCAACCCGACGCGGCGCGCCTGCTTTTCGGGCTTGGCATCCGCCATGTCGGCGCGGTGACCGCCCGCGACCTGCTGAAGGGCATTGGCGACATCGCGCGGCTGCCCGGAAAAGCCGCTGAACTCAGGGCATGGGTCGAAGCCAATCCGCGCATCGAGGGCGAATCCGAAGGCAAATATGCGGCGCGGCGACTGGAAGCGATCAAGGCGATCCTCGACGTGCGTGCCGACGGCATCGGCCCCGCGGTTGCAGAGGCTCTGGGCGATTTTTTCCACGAACCGCACAATCGCGTACTGTGGGACGATTTGCTTAGCGAGGTGTCGCCGCCGCCCTATGTCGTCGAAACGCGCGACAGCGAAGTGTCGGGCAAGACCGTCGTATTCACAGGCAAGCTCGAAACGATGAGCCGCGACGAGGCGAAGGCGCAGGCCGAAGCGCTCGGCGCGAAAGCCGCGGGCAGCGTCAGCGCCAAGACCGACCTGGTCGTCGCCGGCCCCGGCGCGGGGTCGAAACTCAAACAGGCTGCATCGCTCGGCATCCGCGTCATCGACGAAGCCGAATGGGCGGCGATCGTCGCGGCGGCGGGCTAA
- a CDS encoding peptidylprolyl isomerase: protein MVGTMLTLAAALILAIQPAAVPPQATQLPPPVPPVPAPVTPVVEADTRPFVALTTDLGTITVRIEDKRAPVTAANFLRYVDTKRMDGFQFYRSTRSWGPANQLIQAGNRGDARRNYPPIAHEPTTATGLTHCKGALSMARLSPGDATTDFFLLLSDIKGFDADAPGGDGVGFAVFGEVVAGADVAAAIFNAPISPTAGEGVMVGQILDPQVTIRTARRVPAPADAPKGCVVKAQ from the coding sequence ATGGTCGGCACCATGCTGACGCTTGCCGCCGCCCTGATCCTCGCCATCCAGCCCGCCGCCGTCCCGCCGCAGGCGACGCAATTGCCGCCGCCCGTGCCGCCGGTCCCGGCGCCGGTTACGCCGGTGGTCGAGGCCGATACGCGCCCCTTTGTCGCGCTCACCACCGATCTGGGGACAATCACCGTGCGGATCGAGGACAAGCGCGCGCCGGTGACAGCCGCCAATTTCCTTCGCTATGTCGACACGAAGCGGATGGACGGGTTCCAATTCTATCGTTCGACCCGAAGCTGGGGCCCGGCGAACCAGCTCATCCAGGCCGGCAATCGCGGCGATGCGCGGCGCAATTATCCGCCGATCGCGCACGAACCGACGACCGCCACGGGCCTCACCCATTGCAAGGGGGCGCTGTCGATGGCGCGGCTGAGTCCCGGCGATGCGACGACCGACTTTTTCCTGCTGCTCTCGGACATCAAGGGTTTCGACGCCGATGCGCCGGGCGGCGACGGTGTGGGTTTTGCAGTGTTCGGGGAGGTCGTCGCGGGCGCGGACGTCGCCGCGGCGATTTTCAACGCGCCGATCTCGCCGACCGCGGGCGAGGGGGTGATGGTGGGACAGATCCTCGACCCGCAGGTGACAATCCGCACCGCGCGCCGCGTCCCCGCGCCTGCCGATGCGCCCAAGGGCTGCGTGGTCAAGGCACAATAG
- the modB gene encoding molybdate ABC transporter permease subunit — MLTAEEWGIVALSLKVGGLAVLATLPLAFVVAWTLARYRFPGRMLVDALVHLPLVLPPVVTGWLLLIAFGPLGPVGGWLERWFGLALMFRWTGAALAAAIMALPLMVRAMRLSIEGIDRRLEGAARTLGAGRWHAFRTISLPLALPGILAALVLGFARSIGEFGATITFVSNIPGETRTLPLAIYSALQVPDGEATVTRLALLSVALSLGALLASEWLVRRSHVGRRAHDD, encoded by the coding sequence ATGCTGACCGCCGAGGAATGGGGGATCGTCGCATTGTCGCTCAAGGTCGGCGGGCTCGCGGTGCTCGCGACGCTGCCGCTTGCCTTCGTTGTCGCGTGGACGCTCGCGCGCTATCGTTTCCCCGGCCGGATGCTCGTCGATGCGCTCGTCCATCTGCCGCTGGTGTTGCCGCCGGTCGTCACCGGCTGGCTGCTGCTCATCGCTTTCGGGCCGCTGGGGCCGGTCGGTGGCTGGCTCGAACGCTGGTTTGGCCTTGCCCTGATGTTCCGCTGGACCGGCGCGGCGCTCGCGGCGGCGATCATGGCGCTGCCGCTGATGGTGCGCGCGATGCGGCTGTCTATCGAGGGGATCGACCGGCGGCTGGAGGGCGCGGCGCGGACGCTCGGGGCTGGGCGCTGGCACGCCTTTCGCACGATCAGCCTGCCGCTCGCGCTTCCGGGCATCCTCGCCGCGCTGGTGCTCGGCTTCGCGCGCTCGATCGGCGAGTTTGGCGCGACGATCACCTTTGTCTCGAACATTCCGGGCGAAACGCGCACGCTGCCGCTCGCCATCTATTCGGCGTTGCAGGTGCCGGACGGCGAAGCGACGGTGACGCGGCTCGCGCTTTTGTCGGTTGCCCTGTCGCTCGGTGCGCTGCTCGCCTCCGAATGGCTGGTGCGGCGCAGCCATGTCGGACGGCGCGCGCATGACGATTGA